A stretch of the Mycobacterium sp. ITM-2016-00317 genome encodes the following:
- a CDS encoding acetoacetate decarboxylase family protein, giving the protein MTQHTIAGTVLTMPVRVRTAHQHTAMFVVDADAAQRMIDYSGLRVCRFGRGDRRAMVVLMLMRYEDTDLGQYYEYGTNVMVNPPGSDATGMQALQSAGAFVHHLPVDQAFTLEAGRTIWGYPKVMADFTIRNGRHFGFDVTIDGQHAVSMEFAPGLPVPAALAGKPQVHSTYSHLDGVTRETEGQMVLSGVRYRPGGVTLRLGEHSYAAELSALGLPKRALVSSSAANVDMTFADSRIVGEA; this is encoded by the coding sequence GTGACACAACACACCATCGCCGGAACCGTCCTGACGATGCCGGTGCGGGTGCGCACGGCGCACCAGCACACTGCGATGTTCGTCGTCGACGCCGACGCCGCCCAGCGCATGATCGACTACAGCGGCCTCCGGGTGTGCCGCTTCGGCAGAGGTGACCGCCGGGCGATGGTGGTGCTGATGCTGATGCGCTACGAGGACACCGACCTGGGTCAGTACTACGAGTACGGCACCAACGTGATGGTGAACCCGCCCGGATCGGACGCCACGGGGATGCAGGCACTGCAGTCGGCGGGCGCATTCGTGCACCATCTGCCGGTGGACCAGGCGTTCACGCTCGAAGCAGGCCGGACCATCTGGGGTTACCCGAAGGTGATGGCCGACTTCACCATTCGAAACGGACGCCACTTCGGTTTCGACGTCACCATCGACGGGCAGCACGCGGTGAGCATGGAGTTCGCGCCGGGCCTCCCGGTACCGGCGGCGCTGGCCGGCAAACCGCAGGTGCACTCGACCTACTCCCACCTCGACGGCGTGACCCGTGAGACCGAGGGGCAGATGGTGCTGTCGGGTGTGCGTTACCGGCCCGGCGGTGTCACGCTGCGGCTCGGGGAACACTCCTACGCCGCAGAGCTTTCCGCGCTGGGGTTGCCCAAACGTGCATTGGTGTCGAGTTCGGCTGCCAACGTCGACATGACGTTCGCCGACTCCCGAATCGTAGGAGAGGCATGA
- a CDS encoding LLM class F420-dependent oxidoreductase — translation MKLGLQLGYWGAQPPTNHAELVATAEEAGFDTVFTAEAWGSDAYTPLAWWGRETTRMRLGTSVIQLSARTPTACAMAALTLDHLSGGRHILGLGVSGPQVVEGWYGQKFPKPLARTREYVDILRQVWAREAPVRSDGPHYPLPLTGEGTTGLGKSLKPITHPLRADIPVMLGAEGPKNVALAAEICDGWLPIFYSPRIAGMYNEWLDEGFARPGARRTRETFEICATAQVVVTDDRAEIMELMKPHLALYMGGMGAEDTNFHADVYRRMGYAEVVDDVTRLFRSDRKDEAAKIIPDELVDDSAIVGDLGYVQEQIKAWEAAGVTMMVVGARSPEQIRDLAALV, via the coding sequence GTGAAGCTGGGACTTCAGTTGGGTTACTGGGGCGCGCAGCCTCCGACCAACCACGCGGAGCTCGTCGCCACCGCCGAGGAGGCCGGCTTCGACACGGTCTTCACCGCCGAGGCGTGGGGCTCGGACGCCTACACGCCGCTGGCCTGGTGGGGTCGTGAGACCACCCGGATGCGATTGGGCACGTCGGTGATCCAGCTGTCCGCGCGCACTCCGACCGCCTGCGCGATGGCGGCGCTGACGCTGGACCATCTGTCCGGCGGCCGGCACATCCTCGGCCTCGGTGTCTCCGGCCCGCAGGTCGTCGAGGGCTGGTACGGCCAGAAGTTCCCCAAGCCGCTGGCGCGCACCCGCGAATACGTCGACATCCTGCGCCAGGTGTGGGCCCGCGAGGCCCCGGTGCGCAGCGACGGCCCGCATTACCCGCTGCCGCTGACCGGCGAGGGCACCACCGGCCTCGGCAAGAGCCTCAAGCCGATCACCCACCCGCTCCGTGCCGACATCCCGGTGATGCTCGGCGCCGAGGGCCCCAAGAACGTCGCACTGGCCGCCGAGATCTGCGACGGCTGGCTGCCGATCTTCTACTCGCCACGCATCGCCGGCATGTACAACGAGTGGCTCGACGAAGGGTTCGCCCGTCCGGGTGCCCGCCGGACCCGGGAGACGTTCGAGATCTGCGCGACCGCGCAGGTGGTCGTCACCGACGACCGCGCCGAGATCATGGAGTTGATGAAGCCGCACCTGGCGCTCTACATGGGCGGAATGGGTGCCGAGGACACCAATTTCCACGCCGACGTCTACCGCCGGATGGGGTACGCCGAGGTGGTCGACGACGTGACCCGGCTCTTCCGTAGTGACCGCAAAGACGAGGCGGCCAAGATCATCCCCGACGAGCTGGTGGACGACTCGGCGATCGTCGGCGACCTCGGCTACGTGCAGGAACAGATCAAGGCCTGGGAAGCCGCCGGCGTCACCATGATGGTCGTCGGCGCCCGCTCACCGGAACAGATCCGCGACCTGGCTGCGCTCGTCTGA
- a CDS encoding OB-fold domain-containing protein, with the protein MTTSQSSPVQIDPHEPPLSAPLKLAFDYTRSVGPLLGEFFTALRGRRIVGVRGSDGRVLVPPAEYDPVTWEQLTEIVPVASVGTVLSWTWQPEPLEGQPLDRPFAWALIKLDGADTPLLHAVAADGPEAVSTGARVHAHWVDEPVGAITDIAYFALGDQAEDVPPPPEGLDPVTMLVSPSTIEIQHTASQPESAFLRALEQGKLLGARSAPDGKVYFPPREANPTTGRPLDEFVELPDKGTVTTFAIINIPFAGQRIKPPYVAAYVLLDGADIPVLHLVSDIEADKVRMGMRVQAVWKPEEQWGLGIDNIEYFKPTGEPDADYDTYKHHL; encoded by the coding sequence GTGACCACCAGCCAAAGCAGCCCGGTGCAGATCGATCCGCATGAGCCGCCGCTTTCCGCGCCGCTGAAGCTCGCATTCGACTACACCCGTTCAGTAGGACCACTCCTGGGTGAGTTCTTCACCGCCCTGCGGGGGCGGCGCATCGTCGGGGTGCGCGGCTCGGACGGTAGGGTGCTGGTCCCGCCCGCCGAGTACGACCCCGTCACCTGGGAGCAATTGACCGAAATCGTACCGGTGGCCAGTGTCGGAACGGTGCTGTCGTGGACGTGGCAGCCCGAGCCGCTGGAGGGCCAGCCGCTGGACCGGCCGTTCGCGTGGGCCCTGATCAAGCTCGACGGTGCCGACACTCCCCTGCTGCACGCGGTGGCGGCCGACGGACCCGAGGCCGTCAGCACCGGCGCGCGGGTGCACGCGCACTGGGTGGACGAGCCCGTCGGCGCGATCACCGACATCGCCTACTTCGCGCTCGGCGACCAGGCCGAGGACGTCCCGCCGCCGCCGGAGGGCCTCGACCCGGTCACCATGCTCGTCTCACCGAGCACGATCGAGATTCAGCACACCGCGTCGCAGCCCGAGAGCGCGTTCCTGCGCGCCCTCGAGCAGGGCAAGCTCCTCGGTGCGCGGTCCGCGCCGGACGGCAAGGTGTATTTCCCGCCGCGCGAGGCCAATCCGACGACCGGGCGGCCGCTGGACGAGTTCGTCGAACTGCCCGACAAGGGCACCGTCACGACGTTCGCGATCATCAACATCCCGTTCGCCGGTCAGCGCATCAAACCGCCGTACGTCGCCGCCTACGTGCTGCTCGACGGCGCGGACATCCCGGTGCTGCACCTGGTCTCGGACATCGAGGCCGACAAGGTGCGGATGGGCATGCGGGTGCAGGCGGTGTGGAAGCCCGAGGAGCAGTGGGGCCTGGGCATCGACAACATCGAGTACTTCAAGCCGACGGGTGAGCCCGACGCCGACTACGACACCTACAAGCATCACCTCTGA